One genomic region from Candidatus Nanosynbacter sp. TM7-074 encodes:
- a CDS encoding WD40/YVTN/BNR-like repeat-containing protein, with amino-acid sequence MSSRKKRKIYGGISIFFAVSAVSLAVMFAPFAKAEAAYNWKDITIPGGNIKESRISPDGSKLIVLQEGTTFNDRKLLVSTDGGANWSSSAAPEGAINLLTNTDGSKLVVKGKYGQNNIHVSTDGGNSWTTPAAPVESDAGLRMSPDGSTLTKCGYGGPLYVSTDNGQTWGQKGNECPNAVFNNGKMIYMDQYDDLVKQSTDYGATWEVIKDGAADEASFSTNGSGIFNGTKLSVDGGRSWNSVSPMPGQASDNGPEHLGVSDDGKRLFATFEPRGSSPTWRPVNISVDGGKTWQDWGNDIFEGGSISMTADGSKIFAAANNNIYRLGTLQLPQTKTFDVSTKPAPANTDNAVAKSTITAKSLRCYDIVASSVKPLSADGITPTEARVKILGGLSFNINCTQVSASSDITVSLASQYDVSKVRVYKKDSAAANLQDITSQAVIKNETIAGKTVTTVSYKAVDGANNDDDHTANSVITDPVYFGVVNDPASPATPAGAVSNPAGITPKGGKSGGLANTGASV; translated from the coding sequence ATGTCGTCTAGAAAGAAACGCAAAATATATGGAGGCATATCAATTTTCTTTGCTGTGTCTGCGGTCTCTTTGGCTGTGATGTTTGCGCCTTTCGCTAAGGCAGAGGCTGCATATAACTGGAAGGATATAACGATACCAGGCGGTAATATCAAAGAGTCCCGTATTAGCCCTGATGGTTCGAAATTAATTGTGCTGCAGGAGGGTACCACTTTTAATGATCGGAAACTTCTGGTTTCTACTGATGGCGGCGCAAACTGGAGCAGTAGCGCAGCGCCAGAAGGGGCAATTAACTTATTGACAAATACAGACGGCTCTAAATTGGTAGTAAAAGGCAAATATGGACAAAATAACATTCATGTATCCACTGATGGCGGTAACAGCTGGACAACTCCAGCTGCGCCAGTAGAAAGTGATGCAGGTCTACGCATGAGTCCTGACGGCTCTACTTTGACTAAGTGTGGGTATGGCGGACCTCTGTATGTCTCCACAGATAATGGTCAGACATGGGGGCAGAAGGGTAATGAGTGTCCTAATGCTGTGTTTAATAACGGTAAAATGATTTACATGGATCAGTATGATGACCTAGTAAAGCAATCAACTGACTATGGTGCAACCTGGGAGGTTATTAAAGATGGCGCTGCTGACGAAGCTTCCTTCAGTACTAATGGTAGCGGTATATTTAATGGCACTAAGCTTTCAGTAGATGGGGGGCGCAGCTGGAATTCTGTTTCTCCGATGCCAGGGCAGGCTAGTGATAATGGACCTGAGCATCTGGGCGTTAGCGATGATGGTAAGAGGTTATTTGCTACTTTTGAGCCAAGGGGATCATCTCCTACATGGAGGCCAGTAAACATATCGGTCGACGGCGGTAAAACTTGGCAAGATTGGGGTAATGATATTTTTGAGGGTGGCTCTATTTCAATGACTGCTGATGGTTCTAAGATCTTTGCAGCAGCAAATAATAACATCTATCGTTTAGGCACACTACAATTACCTCAGACTAAGACTTTTGACGTAAGCACAAAGCCCGCTCCGGCAAACACAGATAATGCAGTGGCTAAGTCTACTATTACGGCTAAATCGCTTCGTTGCTATGACATTGTCGCCTCATCAGTTAAGCCTCTGTCTGCTGACGGTATTACACCTACCGAGGCGCGAGTAAAGATTTTGGGAGGCTTATCATTCAATATTAATTGTACCCAAGTGTCGGCTTCGTCAGATATTACCGTGTCTCTTGCGAGCCAATATGATGTTTCGAAGGTGCGAGTTTATAAAAAGGACTCAGCTGCGGCTAATCTACAGGATATAACTAGCCAAGCTGTAATTAAAAATGAAACTATTGCCGGTAAGACAGTTACGACAGTGTCATATAAAGCGGTCGACGGTGCTAATAATGACGATGACCATACTGCAAACAGTGTCATTACTGACCCAGTTTATTTCGGCGTAGTGAATGATCCTGCATCTCCAGCTACTCCAGCGGGTGCAGTATCTAATCCAGCAGGCATCACTCCTAAGGGTGGTAAATCTGGAGGTCTTGCCAATACGGGAGCTTCTGTTTAG
- the sbcB gene encoding exodeoxyribonuclease I, with the protein MTKGEPSNRLELITSANGIAHENAHDALADVTALIAVTKLIKQKQPQLYNYLLKMRDKKVVQQLVNVDDKKPFVYASGRYDKEFAKTTVAFPLTTSRNGGVVVYDLRYDPTPFVELSTEELSKKIFASREERQAENFVKLPVKELQYNRCPAVAPLGVLEQGDGWQKISLDLKTVQKHQNILLNHPDFAEKLRTIFENKPAFKKLPDPEAQLYDGFLNDRDRLQIEAIRNADERELADFHPEFQDERLAPLLLHYKARNFPRSLSEDDLAQWEAWRAQHLQAQLPGFMTALHRLAPTAADEQQFILQELQLWAESVLPVIDS; encoded by the coding sequence ATGACTAAAGGTGAGCCAAGCAATCGTTTGGAATTAATCACTAGCGCCAACGGCATAGCACACGAGAATGCCCACGATGCCTTGGCGGATGTGACGGCACTGATTGCCGTGACGAAATTGATCAAGCAAAAACAGCCGCAGCTGTATAATTATTTGCTGAAAATGCGTGATAAAAAAGTAGTCCAACAGCTGGTTAACGTCGACGATAAAAAACCGTTTGTCTATGCCAGCGGGCGTTACGATAAAGAATTTGCCAAAACCACGGTGGCCTTTCCACTGACGACCAGTCGAAACGGCGGTGTGGTTGTCTATGACTTGCGCTATGATCCGACGCCGTTTGTTGAGCTGAGTACTGAAGAATTATCGAAGAAAATCTTTGCTTCGCGGGAAGAGCGGCAAGCTGAGAACTTCGTCAAATTGCCAGTCAAAGAGTTGCAGTACAATCGCTGTCCGGCGGTAGCGCCGCTGGGTGTGCTGGAACAAGGCGATGGCTGGCAGAAGATTTCGCTTGATCTAAAGACAGTGCAGAAACATCAAAATATTTTACTGAATCACCCGGACTTTGCCGAAAAATTACGGACTATTTTTGAAAACAAGCCAGCCTTCAAGAAATTGCCTGATCCAGAAGCGCAACTATATGACGGCTTTTTGAACGACCGTGACCGCTTGCAAATTGAGGCGATACGTAATGCTGATGAGCGTGAACTGGCTGATTTTCATCCAGAGTTCCAGGACGAACGGTTGGCGCCACTGCTGCTGCACTACAAAGCACGCAACTTTCCGCGTTCGCTCAGTGAAGACGATTTGGCTCAGTGGGAAGCGTGGCGGGCGCAGCACCTGCAGGCGCAACTGCCAGGGTTTATGACGGCTTTGCATCGTTTAGCGCCGACAGCAGCTGACGAGCAACAGTTTATCTTGCAGGAATTGCAATTGTGGGCGGAGTCTGTTTTACCTGTCATTGATTCTTAG
- a CDS encoding exonuclease domain-containing protein has protein sequence MAQTFFFYDLETSGLNPRQDRIMQFAGQRTDMDLEPIGEPYKLLVTLNDDTLPSPDALMVTGITPQKTVEEGYSEAQFARMLSEEIFTPDTVAVGFNNIRFDDEFIRHLLWRNFHDPYEWSWKDGRSRWDLLDVVRLTRALRPEGINWSLDD, from the coding sequence ATGGCACAAACATTTTTCTTCTATGACCTCGAGACTAGTGGACTAAACCCGCGGCAAGACCGCATCATGCAGTTTGCTGGGCAGCGAACGGACATGGACCTTGAGCCAATTGGTGAGCCGTATAAACTACTGGTGACGCTGAATGATGATACCTTGCCGAGTCCTGATGCGCTGATGGTGACTGGTATCACGCCGCAAAAAACGGTCGAGGAAGGCTACAGTGAGGCACAGTTTGCACGGATGCTGAGTGAGGAGATTTTTACGCCTGATACCGTTGCGGTTGGTTTTAATAACATTCGGTTTGACGACGAATTTATTCGTCATTTGTTGTGGCGTAATTTTCATGATCCGTACGAGTGGAGCTGGAAAGACGGTCGCTCGCGTTGGGATTTGCTGGATGTGGTGCGATTGACGCGGGCGCTCAGACCGGAGGGAATTAATTGGTCGCTTGATGACTAA
- the obgE gene encoding GTPase ObgE, translating into MFVDIAKVFVRAGRGGNGAVSFRHEKYVDKGGPDGGDGGRGGDVVFLATKDLNTLLNFRYKPELKAENGEDGSKRKKRGKSGSPLVVKVPIGTLVKRDGKVVADLTVDQQQAVVARGGDGGFGNAHFTSSTRQAPKIAELGEAGEEFEAELELKLLADVGLVGFPNAGKSTFLSVVSNARPEIANYEFTTLTPNLGVADVDDGSILIADIPGLIEGASEGKGLGDQFLRHVERTAVLLHMIDAYSDDPAEKYQTIRRELEKYSEELATRPEIIALTKCEGLDDEIIAMQSTALQNVANGSPVVAISSQTHTGVTELLRLLRREVADYRAREAEMVEEEGDELPVITLDGQAASDAWTVERVVGAEPENVDEEDAVSFIIHGPKIEKFARRTNFDQFESVNRLRDIMRKMGITHELIRQGAVGETVVQIGESMPFTLVEQ; encoded by the coding sequence ATGTTTGTTGATATCGCAAAAGTTTTTGTTCGAGCTGGCAGGGGCGGCAATGGCGCGGTCAGTTTTCGACATGAGAAATATGTTGACAAGGGTGGTCCTGATGGTGGCGACGGTGGACGTGGCGGTGATGTGGTGTTTTTGGCGACCAAAGACCTGAATACGCTGCTTAACTTTCGCTATAAGCCAGAGCTGAAAGCGGAAAATGGTGAGGACGGCAGTAAGCGTAAAAAGCGTGGCAAGAGCGGATCACCACTGGTCGTCAAAGTGCCGATAGGTACATTGGTCAAGCGTGACGGCAAGGTGGTGGCGGATTTGACAGTGGACCAGCAGCAGGCAGTCGTTGCCCGCGGCGGTGACGGTGGTTTTGGTAACGCACATTTTACGTCCAGCACCCGCCAAGCACCAAAGATTGCTGAACTTGGTGAGGCAGGTGAAGAATTTGAGGCGGAGTTGGAATTGAAATTATTGGCCGACGTCGGCTTGGTTGGCTTTCCTAATGCTGGTAAATCGACCTTCTTGAGCGTGGTTTCTAACGCCCGACCAGAGATCGCTAATTACGAGTTCACGACGTTGACGCCAAATCTGGGCGTGGCGGATGTTGATGATGGCTCAATTTTGATCGCTGATATTCCAGGGTTGATTGAGGGTGCGTCGGAAGGCAAGGGCTTGGGTGACCAGTTCCTTCGTCACGTTGAGCGGACGGCCGTGTTACTGCACATGATTGACGCGTATAGTGATGATCCAGCGGAGAAATACCAGACTATTCGCCGTGAGCTGGAAAAATATTCCGAGGAATTGGCGACGCGTCCAGAGATCATCGCTTTGACGAAATGTGAAGGGTTGGACGATGAAATTATAGCTATGCAGTCGACGGCACTTCAGAATGTAGCCAATGGTTCGCCAGTGGTGGCGATTTCCTCACAAACACATACTGGCGTAACCGAACTGCTACGCCTACTGCGTCGTGAGGTTGCGGACTATCGAGCACGTGAGGCAGAGATGGTTGAGGAAGAGGGCGATGAGTTGCCAGTCATTACTTTGGATGGGCAAGCAGCGTCTGACGCTTGGACGGTAGAGCGAGTTGTTGGTGCGGAGCCTGAAAATGTGGACGAGGAAGATGCGGTTAGTTTCATTATCCACGGGCCTAAAATTGAAAAGTTTGCTCGCCGCACTAACTTTGATCAATTTGAATCGGTCAATCGCCTGCGCGACATCATGCGAAAAATGGGCATCACTCACGAGCTAATTCGTCAGGGTGCAGTGGGTGAGACTGTGGTGCAGATTGGCGAATCGATGCCGTTTACGCTGGTTGAGCAGTAG
- a CDS encoding CHAP domain-containing protein, whose protein sequence is MTSARAAGFLVNNTPVPGAIIQNTWGGYGYGHVGIVERVDGHNIYVSDMNYAGYNVISSRTISLAEVGRYKFIHTLKF, encoded by the coding sequence ATGACTAGTGCTCGTGCGGCTGGATTCTTAGTTAATAATACACCAGTGCCGGGTGCTATTATTCAGAACACTTGGGGCGGTTATGGTTACGGACATGTTGGTATCGTGGAGCGGGTAGATGGTCATAATATATATGTTTCAGATATGAACTATGCAGGTTACAATGTTATTTCTTCTCGTACCATATCTCTTGCCGAGGTTGGTCGCTATAAGTTTATTCATACACTAAAATTTTAA
- a CDS encoding LysM peptidoglycan-binding domain-containing protein — protein MKPDTSAARGISSYVTKEGDNIEKIAKKFKISPQTLRWANNTTSDAIEPNKTLIVPLIDGVVYTVKDGDTAQSLADKYKTSAERVVLYNDIDDGSKLTAGARIVIPGGELPEAERPGYVAPRGRLSYGNSRYGSYGHGSSSTTSASRSWLTASVGNRYAAGNCTWYAYERRLQLGRPIGSFWGNANTWDD, from the coding sequence GTGAAGCCTGACACATCTGCTGCACGTGGCATTTCTTCATATGTGACTAAAGAGGGTGACAATATAGAGAAAATTGCAAAGAAGTTTAAGATTTCTCCACAGACGCTTCGTTGGGCAAATAATACTACCTCAGATGCTATTGAGCCTAATAAGACACTTATTGTTCCGCTGATTGATGGTGTTGTTTATACAGTTAAGGATGGTGATACGGCGCAATCTTTGGCTGATAAGTATAAGACTAGCGCTGAGAGGGTTGTTCTATATAACGATATTGATGACGGATCAAAATTAACTGCTGGTGCGCGTATTGTGATACCTGGAGGTGAGTTGCCGGAGGCTGAACGTCCAGGCTATGTAGCACCACGCGGTAGATTGTCGTATGGTAATAGTAGGTACGGTTCTTATGGACATGGATCATCGTCTACTACTAGTGCTAGCCGAAGCTGGCTGACCGCATCTGTTGGCAACCGATATGCTGCTGGTAACTGTACTTGGTATGCTTACGAACGTCGCTTGCAGCTGGGGCGTCCAATTGGTAGTTTCTGGGGTAACGCTAACACTTGGGATGACTAG
- the mltG gene encoding endolytic transglycosylase MltG: MKIRKRRIWLLALSIIVAILGLSALGATIWYKQMISPFDVRAQQTVRINIKEGMGSSDIAKILEDRKAIKNSLAFSIYTRLHNSGGKFKAGVYSVKPSQSVSEIVGHLTSGKSDEVAITFYPGASLDKKINNSDGREVESVLLKAGFSKEQIKKAFAAKYSSSIFAGKPDNASLEGYIYGETFYISLDETVDQVLKRSINQFEKIVKKYNLEEKFKSRGLTLYQGITLASIIQRESIGCGSGAETCEDQRKIASVFYNRLKANMELGSDVTYQYIADKNGLERSPSLKSPYNTRIQKGLPPGPIATPSLSALDAAANPADSSYLYFLSGDDDVTYFAKTNEEHEANIKAHCQKKCQIS, encoded by the coding sequence ATGAAAATTCGTAAAAGACGTATCTGGCTATTGGCGCTATCAATTATTGTGGCAATTTTAGGATTGAGCGCTTTGGGTGCAACTATCTGGTATAAACAAATGATTTCGCCTTTTGATGTGCGCGCCCAGCAAACTGTAAGGATTAATATTAAAGAAGGCATGGGTTCTAGTGATATTGCTAAAATTCTGGAAGATCGGAAGGCTATCAAGAATTCATTAGCTTTTTCAATTTATACAAGACTCCATAATTCGGGGGGGAAATTTAAGGCAGGTGTTTATTCAGTAAAGCCATCTCAGTCTGTTAGTGAAATAGTTGGTCATTTAACAAGTGGTAAGTCCGATGAGGTTGCTATAACTTTTTATCCTGGTGCGTCTTTAGATAAAAAGATAAACAATTCTGATGGTAGAGAAGTCGAATCTGTATTATTGAAAGCTGGCTTCTCAAAAGAGCAGATAAAGAAGGCTTTTGCCGCTAAATATAGTAGCTCAATTTTTGCTGGTAAACCAGATAATGCCAGTCTTGAAGGTTATATTTATGGAGAAACGTTCTATATTTCTTTAGATGAAACTGTCGATCAGGTCTTAAAGCGGTCAATCAATCAGTTTGAAAAAATAGTGAAAAAGTACAATCTTGAAGAGAAGTTTAAATCTCGCGGTTTAACTCTGTATCAGGGCATTACGCTGGCGTCAATTATTCAGCGGGAGTCGATCGGCTGTGGTTCTGGGGCTGAGACTTGCGAGGATCAGCGAAAGATTGCTAGTGTTTTTTATAATCGTCTGAAGGCGAATATGGAACTGGGCTCGGATGTCACCTATCAATATATTGCTGATAAAAATGGCTTAGAGCGTTCGCCAAGCCTAAAATCGCCTTATAATACTCGCATTCAAAAAGGCTTGCCGCCTGGGCCTATTGCTACACCTAGCTTGAGCGCTCTAGATGCCGCAGCTAATCCGGCAGACTCTAGTTACCTTTACTTCCTGAGCGGTGATGACGACGTGACGTACTTTGCGAAGACAAACGAAGAGCATGAGGCTAATATTAAGGCACATTGTCAGAAAAAATGTCAGATTTCTTGA
- the ruvX gene encoding Holliday junction resolvase RuvX: protein MSSKNFLALDVGERRIGLAMADSQVKIAVPFGWLENSEKIIQEITELVLRHDIDVIVVGYPRNQSGEPTKQTEFVEDFVKQFTDIELDTEIVFQDESLTSVQAEQRLGNKVKNRGEIDAEAASIILQDFLEEKYENS from the coding sequence ATGTCAAGTAAGAACTTTCTGGCTCTAGACGTCGGTGAGCGACGGATTGGTTTGGCGATGGCAGACTCGCAAGTGAAAATTGCAGTGCCGTTTGGTTGGCTGGAAAATAGCGAAAAAATTATCCAAGAAATAACAGAGTTGGTGTTGCGACATGATATTGATGTAATTGTGGTGGGGTATCCGCGCAACCAGTCTGGTGAGCCAACTAAGCAGACAGAATTTGTGGAGGATTTTGTTAAGCAGTTTACTGACATTGAGCTGGATACGGAAATTGTTTTTCAGGATGAATCGCTAACAAGCGTGCAGGCTGAACAAAGATTAGGAAATAAAGTTAAGAATAGGGGTGAGATTGACGCAGAGGCTGCTAGTATAATTTTGCAGGATTTCTTGGAGGAAAAGTATGAAAATTCGTAA
- a CDS encoding cell division FtsA domain-containing protein — protein MALKDMLKKSDKDNRELLVSLDIGTEVVKALIAEVKDDELKIIGVGRKQQEMGDMHTGAIADIAGVVANCEDALSEAEDQAGVQGKRVVIGIAGELVKGVTNTIRYRRPQPNKPLDVAEMEFIIEKVQERAQGKAQAQIALETGNADVEVKLVNSALVSIHIDGYKVSNPIGFQGRDVAVQIYTAFAPMVHIGALEKVADELALDLVAVAAEPFAVSRSVLGSDTDSNFTAILADIGGGTTDIAVVNDGGVEGTKMFGIGGRSFTRTIASDLDLSFKDAEKLKLNIDHDKLKLTVKKKVDAAIDKTLEVWLSGVELALGDFDNVDYLPNRILLCGGGSSLKKITEALKERQWPEDLPFTKKPVVQYINPSDVTGIVDETGDASDHTFVTAMGLLRVGYDTIIGGQGGNSLVEKVNRLLKI, from the coding sequence ATGGCATTGAAAGATATGTTAAAGAAGTCTGATAAAGATAATCGCGAGCTATTGGTTAGTTTGGACATCGGTACTGAGGTGGTTAAGGCGTTAATTGCTGAAGTCAAAGACGACGAGCTGAAGATTATTGGCGTTGGTCGTAAGCAGCAGGAAATGGGCGATATGCATACTGGCGCAATTGCTGATATTGCCGGAGTGGTAGCTAACTGTGAGGATGCCTTATCTGAGGCGGAAGATCAGGCTGGAGTTCAGGGCAAGCGAGTTGTTATTGGTATTGCTGGCGAGCTAGTTAAAGGTGTAACTAATACTATCCGCTATCGTCGTCCGCAGCCAAATAAACCGCTGGACGTCGCAGAAATGGAATTTATTATTGAGAAGGTGCAGGAGCGAGCTCAAGGTAAGGCTCAGGCTCAAATTGCCCTGGAGACTGGCAATGCCGATGTTGAAGTGAAGTTAGTTAATTCGGCGTTGGTGAGCATTCATATTGACGGCTATAAGGTTTCAAACCCAATTGGTTTTCAGGGTAGGGACGTGGCGGTGCAGATTTATACGGCATTTGCGCCGATGGTTCATATTGGGGCTCTGGAAAAGGTGGCCGATGAATTAGCTCTGGACTTGGTGGCGGTGGCAGCCGAGCCGTTCGCGGTGAGTCGTAGTGTTTTGGGCTCAGATACTGATAGTAATTTTACGGCTATCTTGGCGGATATTGGTGGTGGTACGACTGACATCGCAGTGGTCAATGACGGTGGTGTTGAGGGTACAAAAATGTTTGGTATTGGCGGACGGAGCTTCACCAGAACTATTGCCTCTGATTTGGATTTAAGCTTTAAGGATGCGGAAAAACTGAAGCTAAATATTGATCATGATAAGTTAAAGCTTACGGTAAAGAAAAAGGTTGACGCTGCGATTGATAAAACCTTGGAGGTCTGGCTATCTGGTGTTGAGTTAGCTCTTGGTGATTTTGATAATGTTGATTATTTGCCAAATAGGATTTTATTATGTGGTGGCGGTTCTAGCCTGAAGAAGATTACCGAAGCTCTCAAGGAGCGACAATGGCCAGAGGACTTACCTTTTACTAAAAAGCCTGTCGTTCAGTATATTAATCCAAGCGACGTAACAGGAATAGTCGATGAAACTGGTGATGCTAGCGACCATACATTTGTCACGGCTATGGGACTATTAAGAGTTGGCTATGATACAATTATCGGTGGCCAGGGCGGTAATAGTTTAGTTGAAAAAGTAAACAGGTTATTAAAGATTTAA
- a CDS encoding alanine--tRNA ligase has product MNAETIRQKYLDFYQRNGHAVIKRAPLILTNDPTTLFTGAGMQPMIPYLLGEPHSEGKRIADSQTCLRAQDIDDIGDNRHTTFFEMLGNWSLGDYFKKEQINWMWQFLSEEVGLDMNRVYVTCYIGDERYNIPKDTEAAEIWAELYEKAGLSSGQADIGSEETGYARGIKPGERIFYYDGSKNWWSRNGGPETTPIGDPCGPDSEMFYEFTSVEHDKSFGEHCHPNCDCGRFMEIGNNVFMAYKKVADGVFESLEKPNIDHGSGLERIAAAANNDPDVFKISLLWPIVEKLQDLSGKNYASHTESMRVIADHLRAATFMAVDGCVPSNKEQGYVMRRLLRRAIRYSFDLGIEQNFLEEVVPVIADLYEADFPEVKENREQIIVVLVKEEKSFRQTLRKGLRQMQHYIDDGLTGEELFTLYDTFGFPVELSTEEAYKQGIKLSDNWRAEFDAKMAEQRRRSKTARKGQFSGGLEGHDPIHLKYHTATHLLGAALRKVLNAPDLQQHGSNITADRLRFDFNHDKLTLEEKQAVEKQVNDWIDADLPVKFAVYPTEEALKMGAIGAFGERYGEEVKVYSIGEDDNIISFEICGGPHVEHTGVLAEGGKRFKITKEESSSAGIRRIKAVLR; this is encoded by the coding sequence ATGAACGCTGAGACTATCCGACAAAAATACCTCGATTTTTATCAACGCAATGGACATGCTGTGATTAAGCGCGCCCCGTTAATTCTCACCAATGATCCAACGACTCTATTCACCGGTGCGGGTATGCAGCCGATGATTCCTTATCTGCTTGGTGAGCCACACTCTGAGGGGAAGCGAATTGCCGATTCGCAGACGTGTTTACGGGCGCAGGATATTGATGACATTGGTGATAATCGTCACACGACGTTTTTTGAGATGCTCGGTAACTGGAGTTTGGGTGATTATTTCAAAAAAGAGCAGATCAATTGGATGTGGCAATTCTTGTCCGAAGAGGTTGGGCTGGATATGAATCGTGTTTACGTCACCTGTTACATCGGTGATGAGCGTTATAATATCCCGAAAGACACTGAGGCGGCGGAAATTTGGGCGGAACTATACGAAAAAGCAGGTTTGAGTAGCGGTCAAGCTGATATCGGCTCAGAAGAAACTGGTTATGCGCGCGGCATTAAACCAGGTGAGCGGATTTTTTACTATGATGGCAGCAAAAACTGGTGGAGTCGCAATGGCGGGCCGGAAACTACGCCAATTGGGGATCCATGCGGGCCGGATAGCGAGATGTTTTATGAGTTCACCTCGGTTGAGCACGATAAAAGTTTTGGCGAGCATTGCCATCCAAACTGTGACTGTGGACGCTTTATGGAGATTGGCAATAACGTCTTTATGGCCTACAAAAAGGTGGCCGATGGCGTGTTTGAATCGTTAGAAAAACCAAATATTGATCATGGTTCAGGTTTGGAGCGAATAGCGGCGGCGGCTAATAACGATCCTGATGTTTTCAAGATTAGCTTACTATGGCCAATTGTCGAGAAATTGCAGGATTTGAGCGGCAAAAACTACGCGTCACATACCGAAAGTATGCGTGTGATTGCCGATCACCTGAGGGCTGCTACTTTTATGGCGGTTGATGGCTGTGTGCCGAGTAATAAGGAGCAGGGCTACGTGATGCGCCGATTGTTGCGCCGGGCGATTCGCTACAGCTTTGATCTGGGAATTGAGCAGAATTTCCTCGAGGAGGTCGTGCCGGTAATCGCTGATTTATATGAAGCAGATTTTCCAGAAGTTAAGGAGAATCGCGAGCAAATTATCGTTGTGTTGGTTAAGGAAGAGAAGTCCTTCCGTCAGACACTGCGCAAAGGTCTGAGGCAAATGCAGCATTATATTGATGATGGTCTGACTGGCGAAGAGTTATTTACCTTGTATGACACTTTTGGTTTTCCAGTGGAGCTGAGTACTGAGGAGGCGTATAAGCAAGGCATCAAGCTTTCTGATAATTGGCGCGCTGAATTTGATGCTAAGATGGCTGAGCAGCGCCGACGCTCCAAGACAGCGCGCAAGGGGCAATTTAGCGGCGGCCTCGAAGGTCACGACCCGATTCATCTTAAGTATCATACGGCGACGCACTTGTTGGGTGCGGCGCTTCGCAAAGTCCTCAATGCGCCGGATTTGCAGCAGCACGGCAGTAATATTACTGCTGATCGTCTGCGCTTTGATTTTAATCATGATAAATTAACTTTGGAAGAAAAACAGGCGGTGGAAAAGCAGGTTAATGATTGGATTGATGCTGATTTGCCTGTTAAGTTTGCCGTCTATCCAACTGAAGAAGCACTAAAAATGGGCGCTATTGGTGCATTTGGCGAGCGCTATGGTGAAGAAGTTAAGGTTTATTCAATTGGCGAAGATGACAATATCATCAGCTTCGAAATCTGTGGCGGTCCGCACGTCGAGCACACGGGTGTTTTGGCCGAGGGTGGCAAGCGATTCAAAATCACCAAGGAAGAGTCCAGCTCGGCGGGAATTCGCCGTATTAAAGCTGTTTTGCGATAG
- the rpsP gene encoding 30S ribosomal protein S16: MLAIRLQRLGRKGYPVYRLAVQEAHRHPSSGRVVAYVGSYNPHTKESNIQTELAQKYLDNGAQPTPRVVKLLKEAGVKLPKWVKEVAADRHKAIRNPEKLRKNQPKEETPTE, translated from the coding sequence ATGCTAGCAATTCGTTTGCAACGTTTAGGTCGCAAAGGTTACCCAGTATATCGCTTGGCGGTACAAGAAGCACATCGCCATCCGTCAAGTGGTCGTGTAGTCGCTTATGTCGGTAGCTATAACCCACACACTAAAGAATCAAATATTCAGACTGAATTAGCTCAGAAATATTTGGACAATGGCGCTCAGCCAACACCTCGCGTAGTTAAACTGCTTAAGGAAGCTGGTGTTAAGTTGCCAAAGTGGGTTAAGGAAGTTGCAGCTGACAGACATAAGGCGATTCGCAACCCAGAAAAACTGCGTAAAAATCAGCCAAAAGAAGAGACTCCTACTGAATAA